Genomic window (Plasmodium reichenowi strain SY57 chromosome Unknown, whole genome shotgun sequence):
GTTCAtcatgataatattttgtgtCATGAAAAGCAAAGTTATGACATTCTTAAAGGTTACATATgtagaaaatattttattttaaaaggtttaatatttgaatttttaattgttttttcttGTCCCTATAAGGGGAACACacataaaagaatatatatatataaaatatatatattatatatatatatatataatatatattttatataagaGACACATACAAGTATGATCGTTATACTTTTGCGTTGGATCATATacataagaaaaaaaaaataataaatatgaaacatatataaataaaaatatacatatatatatatatatatatatatatatatatataatataatataatataaaaatgatgtaaaaaaaaaaaaaaaaaaaaattcacatataataaatatgcaTAAAGATagatacatatatatatatatatatgttcaaGTTTTACCCCTTTATGTGTCAGGTGACACAATTTTGTTGTTGATGTGGTACATATGATTAAagtttttatttcttttgttgtttttaaaatttttttcatttttattatttttgaatcttaaatttttttgtatttgtTGTTGATCATCACTTGAAGATCTGTTTAATACTTGTACAATAAAATTGGATCTCATGATAAGATTTTGTGTTTTGTCAATAACTTGTTGATATAGATTAGGTGGTGGTGTAGATATTTCGATACAATTTTTTTCGCTGTTAATTTTTGCATCTAGTTTTGCATTTCTGATTAGATTTACAATCCATTTTTCTGCTTGTTCTCTTGTTAAATTAACTTTACTAGAAATCATATCAATATTAATAGATTTATGAATACGGCAGTATGtttcaaaaataataaatctaCATTGTTCTTCAATATAAGgttttaatttatataagaaaaCATCACGTTCACATAATGTACCAATAGTTGTTATACAAGTTTGAGCCATATTAAAATCATAATCTGTAAATATggatattaataatgatgtaAAAGAATCATTGTATTttgatttaataaaatttaatgtatttaatattaattcaAAATGATCTTTTCTATTTCTATAGAATATAGCATATACACAATAATATCTAATTATATGTGGGcatattaaatttaaaatagATAAATTCTTTTCATCAATAAACCAATCTTGTAACATGgaaaatgaattattttttggatatatattttttacatatataacatacataaaaaaatgaaaaataataataagagACCAATGTATTAACCAACTTCTTTGtaaaataatttcattttttgaaactttttctttatttaataattgaCTTAATTTAACTATACTTTCAATACAAACAttcatttcatttattatatcttctTTAACTATAATTTTAGCATCTTCAtttttagaaaataaataatcatcattattgatattaataaaaaagcta
Coding sequences:
- a CDS encoding eukaryotic translation initiation factor 3, subunit 6, putative: KNKIYTFSDNIDDKILKLSRYYYQKKDYVKSKQYLLLYILNISEIIINISESSKMKTCYWGIISNIINSFFININNDDYLFSKNEDAKIIVKEDIINEMNVCIESIVKLSQLLNKEKVSKNEIILQRSWLIHWSLIIIFHFFMYVIYVKNIYPKNNSFSMLQDWFIDEKNLSILNLICPHIIRYYCVYAIFYRNRKDHFELILNTLNFIKSKYNDSFTSLLISIFTDYDFNMAQTCITTIGTLCERDVFLYKLKPYIEEQCRFIIFETYCRIHKSINIDMISSKVNLTREQAEKWIVNLIRNAKLDAKINSEKNCIEISTPPPNLYQQVIDKTQNLIMRSNFIVQVLNRSSSDDQQQIQKNLRFKNNKNEKNFKNNKRNKNFNHMYHINNKIVSPDT